Below is a window of Humulus lupulus chromosome 9, drHumLupu1.1, whole genome shotgun sequence DNA.
agaattaaagtaaTGAGTGATTTtatgttgataatgggcgagatgtaactgcgaatcctctcgtttctcatcaatcaggtcgagtgatgcgttaagtaattcatcattccaTTCCTGGCTGAATGTCTTTTGCATGTGATTAGCCACCTAAGCTTCAactggaaggacgacctcgcttccaaaagttaaggagaaaggagtgtgtcctatggaggtcctgtgggaagttcggtatgcccaaagtacttgcgggagctgctcaggccagactcctttggcctcatctaaccttttttTAAGGCTTGGCTTTAAGGTCTTATTCATAGCCTTGACCtttccattggcctgtggatatgctaccGAGGAAAACCTCTTAATAACACCGTACTTTTCACAGAAGttggtgaagagatcactgtcgaactgggtcccattatccgacacgatctttttaggaagcctaaaccgacaaacaatgttcttcaccacaaagtctaggactctctttcaagtgatggttgccaaaggctcggcctctacccactttgtgaaatactCGATTTCCACCATCGcataatgaactcctccctttcccataggtaaagatcctattaggtcaattccctagactacaaatggccatggggatgagatcattgttagcttGACTAGAGTAGCTCGGACAACCAtggcgaagcgctggcatttgtcgcatttctgaacatgagagatggagtctttcgttaaagtaggccaaaaatagccctgcctcaatattttcaatgctaggttttgccccctagcatgatctccacaaaagccttcatgtacttcttgcaaaatggtcttagCCTCCTCAggtagaacacaccgtaggagaggcaatgaatgacaacgtcggtataatgtaccatccactatcacatacctcggggcttgatagagtatttttcttgcgtcctttctttcctcaggtagccttcccgTTGTAAGGTATTCCATTACCTtgtatcgatcatctcgacctctaccattttttctgtcacactcggactctccaagaactccattggcactacattcaaagtctcagcttccttggtggtggcaagccttgccaaagcgtcagcattagagttctgctcgcgaGGAATCTGTTCAACAGTATTGTACTCAAATTCGGATAGCTCCCCCTTTACTTTAGCTAGGTAAGTCGCCATCTtggtgcctcgagcttgatactcccccaacacttgattgactacgagctgggaatcgctataacactgtacgaccttcgctttgagctccttcgccactctaagtCCAACTTGCAAtgcctcatattcggctttgttgttggatgcttcaaatccgaatctcagagttgtatggaatcaatgcccttctggagagattaatatgatcccagctccgaaTCCGTTCTCATTCAATGACccatctacgaatattttccacaaatcatgcaccggttccttcaaaagctcctcttgaaatctggtgcattcagccacaaaatcagcaagggcctgactttttattgaGGTCTGTGGTACGTACAGTATCTTGAACTGGTTGAGTTCAATCGctcattttaaaagacgtcccaacGTTTCACGTTTTTGCaatacctaccttaaaggttggccggtcatgatgtggattgaatgggactggaaatatggtctgagcttcctggaagccaatattagacagaatgccatcttttctatcagtggataccgtgatttagcttcgagaagtctcttgcttatataatacaccggTTTTTGCACgtggtcttcttctcgaactaacacggcactgactgcacTTTCTGTcatagccaaataaaggaacagaggttctctagacataggcttggacaatactgggggctcagctaagtgtgtttttaggtcgaggaatgcctacTTGCACTCCTCAGTCTATTCGAATTTCTTGTTCcctctaagcaagttgtagaatggcaagcacttgtcaatgaattttgaaataaaatggttcaaagctgccacctttccagtaagactctgaacttctttacgcaACCTAGGTTAGAGCATTTCCAACAATGATCTGACTTtatcagggttcgcctctatcccccttgtattgactaggaatcccaaaaaatttcccgatGCCACttcgaaagtacacttctggggattcagtcTCATGTTATACCTcctcaagatctcaaaacattcaatcagatcggatacatggttatcgacagtttgGGATTTTACTAGCATATCATTgacgtacacttccatatttttcccgatttgaccaacaaacattttgttgactaactgttggtaggtagctccggcattcttcagcccgaagggcataactttataacaatatacattagttggagtcataaagctagtatgctcttggtccacaggattcatcgtgatctggttatatccagaatacgcatccatgaaggacatgagctcgtgtcccgtgatggcatctaccaactgatcaatcctcggtagtggaaaacaatctttaggacaagctttgtcCAGGTCAAAGAAatcaatgcaggtcctccactttctgTTTGGCTTCAAGACCAACACAGGATTTGCAACCcaaatcgggtattttgcttcatgaataaacccacactttaatagccgagctacttcttcctctcgTGCTTCAGCTCGGAATGTTCCTaaacgtctctgtttttgggattttgcaggcacgcttttgtccaagtttagagtgtgcatgatcacactcaagCTTATTCCCACCACGTCttcatgcgaccaggcaaaagCATCTAGATTCCCTCATAAAAATTTAACCAGCTCTATTTTCCTTacaccaagatttttcccaatcttaatgaCTCTTGAAGTGTCTTTGGGATCTATGTTTACTTCATTAatctcctcaatagcttggagctttgATCTGTACTCACCCATTCGTGGGTTGATATCATCACTTAGGGCGATATCGCTATCCtttgcttcttgaggttcttccatcccgcaAGAAACTTCcgcttcctgggactcctcacctccgtcacttataGCCATTTCTTGTTGCCCGGGTTGTGaatttcccttcatagaaatgcaaTAGCACTCCCTAGCAGGGAGTTGATCGCCTCTAacggtgcatattcccacagacggggggaatttgattgctaggcggcggatagaggttatggcttcaagcgccatcaacgcaggtcggcccaaaatcacattgtaCGCGGCTGGACattcgatgaccacaaactcaagcagcctggagacagttcgtggaccttcacccaacgttaccactaattcgatcgttCCGATGACAGCaaacccttcaccagaaaacccatatagaatcattgaggttgcctttagcttGGTTACAAACAATCcaattttttctaaggtggacctaaaaagtagattcacagaactccagTTGTCTACTAGAGCCATCCGAACTCTCCAGTTAGCGAGCTGAacagttatgaccagaggatcgttatgtgggaactggacatgactggcatcttcctctgtaaaaatgattggttacttctccaatcgctgctgctttgataaCTGTTGTTTTGGGACGAACTCCATTCTGTTATGGGACTTCATTTCGttgatgtacctcttctgggaacctctgctcgtgcctaccAGATGAGGTTCTcctgaaatggtggctatatctcctcctgttatcggaggaggattgTACTAATTTACCTGAGCTCTGGTTTAATTCGTTGGAGCTTCAGGAGTTGACGGATGGTTTTGTCTCGCGGGCTGACTGGGAGTCGTTCGATTctgggcgtactgggccaaaggtcccacCTTGATCAgtgtcttgatctcatcctttagctgtcTACAGTCGCtagtattatgaccgatatcattgtggaattggAAAAAcatcgaaggatctctcttcgctctttggttttttagcggttctggcttcttccatggaagaagatgcgctctctcgtatccgtgagatcggtatatgttgcgtagaccggtttaaatttctcaacagacttgtttttctttgtttcgctctggccgccctcaccatttctcttcctcTTATTATTTTCCCCTTGGTTATTATGGGCAACGATTTGAGTGGTAGCTACAACATCCATTGCCGCTTCAACAGGCTagacagggacttggctggttcttgCGACAGAAGCTCGCAcctcttccaggttaacccatctttgagctcgtgtCAAGAACTCCTCCATGGTATTAACTCCTTTCCTCTATaactcttgccacaggtcgcctccaacaagaattctcgtcctcatttccatgagttGGAGCTTTCTTCAGCATCTCTAGCTCACGcagcgacattggcaaacctacttagaaaCGCTTTCAACGATTCACCGGGCTACTGCTTTACATTAGCCAATGAGTCAGCCTTAATTCGAGCTGCctgggaagccctgaatgctctcttaaaaccagtggaaaaactcttccacgagctgattgaatgcctcttgtatttttTGAACCACTGCCTTTCTGGAccaatcagagtcgaggggaatataagGCACCTTAGACTGGGTCTGATGTTGTGGGCTagcattatggtgttgaacatccccaggtgatcagacggatccccatctccgtcaaactttgacagatgtggcatcctgaaacccactaGATATGCAGCCGCCGCAATAtttggggcgaaaagctcgagctcatcatttgagtcacactcatctttctctttctccaatagaagcttcttcattagctcctccatctaggccagcctttcgagggtttggtccttggtccctaggttattctggggctgttcaacagctctcaTCCTATCGTACGCTTTTGGCgagttgttgtccctccaagttcgagcttggttttgtgggacattcccgttgtcaTGTACTTCGGAAGGACATCCCTCTTGATGAGTGTAACTGACTCCTTCAtcacgagctgaatttcttctctgtgtATTTAGGCGATCACGCAGATCAGGCTGTGGATTATACCGAGGGCTTTGAGTTGAACTCAGATGGTTCCTTAGATCGTCCTCAGACCTACCGGACCTACCACTTCAACGAATTttcgtccaataacttccatttgtgaagctcacagctcgcggttgaggccgaggatctggatttttggCACGTGTCTGTGGGACGTAGGTATGGGCAGATAGAGGGGGATTTCTTctgctgtctccataagcaggaatgtcccatgtaggacgaggtggcgtcggatgtcttatgggtgacgagggatgcctaactggcgaggcaatccttgtcccatcagggcaaactaaattagcccgcctctgtTCTATCCCATCATTTCCAGCTCTTTGTGCCTGACGATCCGACCGTGACGCAGGAAGGTTgactggaacattttgtctctgtgaaccTACTCCAGCCCTTCTTCGTGGGTTGCCATTGGTATTTCCAGGCGCATGCGACGAAGGTACCGAACTTGGGGTCGCGGTTCTAACCGATCAACTAACGTGCCGATGACCCCtaggagggccactaggttgagcattttggtgATCTCGCGTTGTAGGAACgtaacttggggtggcagttctgactgaccgacttggtttggatcagttattcctatgggacttatgagactcactttgcctctttccgacattaacgtcagttgcaagagggcgtagccgagccaaaacctcctcaatttgcttGTTTGCCTTAGTAatatggcttcttaactgcatattttccaattCAGCCACAGTTAAGTattctgggtttggattcggtggcaatgctGCCAAACTACCAACATCACCGTGCCCCACCGGTTACTTTCCCGGATGctgctgaacttcagggccatgctcatttgaaacagcggtatgaggggcctcctacccaccaagttgttctatctcattatcttgcattgagcgagtgaccacctctcaatggaagcaccaaattgttgatgcGATTTTTTGCTAGCagtgaattaaaaaaataacaaggttgattagtgcttgataataaaTCGAAATAAGAAGTTAACTCTCAAAGACAcggatctttttacgtggttaagtggttaaaatccacatagtccacgagtctatattattattgtttttttctctctattttggcagagtttcagtattacagaataatcgtcctttttcctgtccaatattctcagtatttatagagaaattccttgaataggtttgggtaactgcgtgagtcaatcacggatttacatatttattatatttaatataaaatattctCATTTAtgctaggatatgatctgatcacgaaataaatggtctcATAATATATGAGACATTGAATattacaggctggccataaatgatcgtataaaagtacccgagtATTTGGGGATTCGTGGGTAcacaatatatttgagttaccacgaGATGGATATATCTTcgagctcgtactatggaggccatatgaatatcatgagctcgcgCTTCGCAACCTATGCATCACTAGCTCGCATAATCACCATGAAAACTGAGCTGTCCGcgtggataataaatggattcCTTGCTTATTTCCTCCACATATGTCTTTGTCacctgtacccgagctgagtgaaggactcgtgctgaaattagggtacaacacttagcaaaccgtactagtaaccaaccattcattaaagattcaatactttaatatgttattgactattttattcattatatattattttaattctctcgtactaatacaatatcatattctcataaatgaataaaaaaaattcttgatattagcatataattaattcaaacaataattataacattcaattATAATAAAATCGTCCTTTTATTTGatttcaataaaatatatttacatgtttttagggcattaatcataACAATTTCTCCCTTCAATAGTCTTCACTTAGGATTGATGTCCTAAAAATatgtaataatatatttttgtttgtaattaaataaaagtattttttttataattgaatGTTTAAATTATTgttgaataattataaatatcataaaatttcatattcattaatGAAAGTACGATCTTGTATGAGTAAAGATGATTAATatcacaaataataaataaaattgtcagtaacatattaaagtatgaaatctttaattaaTGATTGCTAGTGCGGTTTTCTAAGCATTTTTCGATACTTCATGTCATCTAAATCCAAATTACTTTTTctcaaaaataataacaataaaacaaagataaatataaatataattagttGTGAAAAACATATTTGTAAAATATTTGTGTTTATGTGTCCATATTCATACATTTAACTTTGGTTAAACACTTTTAgcgaaaaaaaaaactttggttAAACATATATTGCCAACCAATGTCAACATAAGGAAAATAAAACCTATTTTCTTAAATACAGATATAGAGTAAATTTTCCTTTCCTCTAAATATTTCCTCCCCTCCTCCTTCATCTGTACAAAACTAGGGTTTTGGGATGGTTTACCAACGCCAGTGATCCAAACAGAAGGAAGCATTTGTTTCCTCTTAGTTTTTCTCTGTCGTTTTAGGCTTCATATTGGTACTTCCGCAGCTTTAGTTCAGCTCTCACATGAGAACAATCACCCATGAAATCTTTTTGCTATAAACCCAATCTAAACCCAGATTACTACATTTCTCTCATTGTTTCTCCataaatttcttcattttttttttaattttgtatgtAAATTCCTTCTATAAACCCAATCCCATGTAAATAAGAAGTCTATTTCCTATGCCATTTTCTCCACTCTGTCATGCTGATTTCTAGAATCCATAAAAGGGTATCCAATTTCTCAGCAATGATTTCCCAACTGAGTCTCAATCATTTACTTCATTTCTCTCCTGTCGTGTATGAAAGAGCCACTATTACGCAGAAGAACCCATCATTTATTTCTCTTACGTTTCAATTCTTTTCCAGTTCTAGAATATCTTACAATGGTTCTCTCTCCGAGTCGGCATATTGTTCTGGTTCTTCTCCCATGGCGACGATTCGGGTCTCCAGGATTGTGAAAACTGAAGCCCAGGAAGCACTATTTGAGTACCTTCACTTTACCAGGAACTTGGGCTTCACGGACGCTGAGCATATCAGTAAGAACTCCCCAACATTCATTCAGAGTTTGCTTTCTGAAATCGATACCGACAAAGATGTTAGTCGATCGTTAACCAGGTTTTTTCGTTACCACCCCATTAATGAGTTTGAACCATTCTTAGAAAGCTTGGGTCTGTGCCCATCAGAGCTCCGCTTGCTTCTCCCAAAGCACCTAATGTATTTGAATGATGACCCTTCTTTGCTTGAGAACTATCATGTCTTGTGCGATTATGGAATTCCCCGGATTAAGATTGGAAGCATGTATAAAAAAGCAAAAGAGATTTTTGGATATGAATCTGGTGTGATGTATTTGAAACTTCGGGCTTATGAGAATCTGGGTTTGAAGAGGCATACTGTAATTAAGCTTGTTAGCTCTTGTCCTTTGCTTTTGATTGGCAATGTTGACTCCGATTTTGTTGAAGTTCTTAAAAAATTGAAGAGATTAGGGATTGAACATGATTGGATTGGAGGGTATGTAACTGGTTACACCACTTACAGTTGGAAGAGAATGATTGATACAATGGAATTTCTTGAAAAGCTGAACTATAGTGAGGAACAGATGTGTAGTTTGTTTAAAACAAATCCACAATTGTTGCTTGAAGGTTCTGGGAAGAGAATCTTTGCATTGTTTGGCAGATTACTCAAATTGGGTCTGAAGATGGATGATGTATGTATCATGTTTAAGCAAAACTCAAAGATCTT
It encodes the following:
- the LOC133800857 gene encoding transcription termination factor MTEF18, mitochondrial-like gives rise to the protein MLISRIHKRVSNFSAMISQLSLNHLLHFSPVVYERATITQKNPSFISLTFQFFSSSRISYNGSLSESAYCSGSSPMATIRVSRIVKTEAQEALFEYLHFTRNLGFTDAEHISKNSPTFIQSLLSEIDTDKDVSRSLTRFFRYHPINEFEPFLESLGLCPSELRLLLPKHLMYLNDDPSLLENYHVLCDYGIPRIKIGSMYKKAKEIFGYESGVMYLKLRAYENLGLKRHTVIKLVSSCPLLLIGNVDSDFVEVLKKLKRLGIEHDWIGGYVTGYTTYSWKRMIDTMEFLEKLNYSEEQMCSLFKTNPQLLLEGSGKRIFALFGRLLKLGLKMDDVCIMFKQNSKIFSWKCSKNILQAVDFLLEIGMPINDIAEIVTKHMEFIGLSTLKGPRTVYKELKVGRVGLCQLMKEDPLRVLILATKLEIKRSEHVPCPNPSSHLEKASFLVNLGYVENSDEMTKALKKFRGRGDQLQERFDCLVQAGLDCNVVAEIIKRAPMVLNQSKDHIEKKIDRLQNSLGYPLESLIAFPSYLCYNMERIDLRFSMYVWLRERGAAKPMLKLSTLLSCSDSRFEKYFVDIHPEGPSVWESLKAPTASTLE